Below is a window of Plasmodium brasilianum strain Bolivian I chromosome 14, whole genome shotgun sequence DNA.
AAATGAAAAGCCAAAAAAGATGAGTAATGCAATCAAGTTATTTTTAAacgaaataatttttaatcatAGTACCTACTTAGACATTAATAAtcagtataataaaataacagcAAAAGCTTTTCTCTATTTATTTGATGAAGACAATTTTTCATCCATTGAAAAACTAATTGaattaaagaattatttgGAATGTGAACAAGACATTACTCCTACGAAAATGCAAGACTTGAAGTTACTTAGTTTGAATGAACCTATAATCACATTTGatgattttaaaaacatttattttaaaaaaattaaaggtattgatgaatttttttcaagTGAGGGGGACCAAAACAGGATAACATTATGGTTAAGGGAAAATACAttgttaaatgaaaatgataaagaagataataaaaagataaaaatggGAGGTGATATAAGAACAGTATACTTGAGTAGAGTATATAGGATACTAGCAATcaaatattttgatatagAAAAGTATGACAATTCATTCCATTATGCTGTGGaatcatataaattaacatACCCTTTAAACAATATAGACACTAAGAAATCAAAAGTACTTATTGAAAATATGATTTTATCCTTAGGAGCATACAATAAAAGTGTTATAAActttttaagtaaattacaatttttatttactgacaaattttttaaaatagtcAAATTTCCTCATACCAGAGCAATTAAAGGAGGAAAGCCTATGATGAAAAGAGGAAAGTCAGGAAAGTGGTTGTGGTTAAGCCAAGATTGGAAACCTAGATGGCTTaagaagaaaacaaaattaattttagaaGAGGAGTGGAAATGTGTTCCTGATAAAAATGTACCCTTTTGGAATTAATCCATTTTACTTTATGTTCAGGTATAAATTTATGtgcctttcttttttttttttttgtatatatttaaatatacctGCACTCACGGAAGTATGCAAgcaaatatgtaaatttatatttatccatTCGTGCACACAGCCAAggtgcatataaatattttaaaaggaaatatttatCTCCATAAAACAGTTAAATATTGATGTAATGAGGAAAAGCCATTAAGAAATAATGCTAGGAAAAATCAATTGGAGTCCAcataaaattacatttataaatgtgATTGATGGAAGTGGTAGTCAACATGtgcgtaaatatattatgcacttatgcatatacaaatatatatacgtatatatatttaattatttatatatagatatattagTTTTAGGTACTTTTGTATATAACTGTGCATTTATTTTGCGTATAACTGGGATGATACACATTTCTGAGTTAATCAAATTTGTTAATCATATACCCCTATTAACCCAATGGTGAagcataatgaaaaaaaggaaatggtaaaaataaaatcagtATATAACgaagaaaaatgaaacaaaatgaagtagattgaaacaaaatgaagtagattgaaacaaaatgaagtagaataaaacaaaatgaagtagattgaaacaaaatgaagtagaataaaacaaaatgaagtagaataaaataaaatgaagtagaacaaaacaaaatgaagtagaataaaacaaaatgaagtagaataaaacaaaatgaagtagaacaaaacaaaatgggCGAATTAAGACAAAATATGACGAAATTGATTATACCGTAATGTGATCATAAAAGATggtaattaaaataaaaaaaaagtagtaaaaagagaaatataaGACTATTAATTTAAACTATGTGAtttgaaaaagtaaaaatcaGCAAGTTAATCGTCCCTCCTATAAGTTATATTTCTTTCGTTGTTTTTGTATCATATGGTATTAAATCGTATTGTATCGtatcgtatttttttttttttttttttttcttttctcatTTACCTGTTCCTAAATAAAAATCATGCCCACTTGCAACATTTGCACGAATTCACTATGATCAAAACGTACGTGAGTGTGCTTTCGCTTTTTCagaattttacattttgcgCGTCTTCCATTTTTAATGTGAACTATCTACGCAGTTGTTAtggtttctttttttttttttttcttaactaCCGAATTTTTGGGTTTATATTCTATACCAACATCAGTCGATACTTTTTCTTCAAATGTTGTATTTACAgtgtttttttcatttttgtattctgaaaaattatgaacaatacTATTATCAATATCTACAGAATTATGTTCGCCTTTATACTTGGTTACATGACGCGACTTTGGAACATTTTTGAGTACTTCAAAAGCATCTTTTGCTTTTtgcatttgtattttatttaaatataattctttttttaaattatgtaacTCATCTACTTGATGCTTTGCTGACTTgtcatataatatttctttaaatttcatatttgcatgaatttttctatttttagcAACTTCTTTTAAGTAGGCATTTTGTCTATGTACTTCATTTTCtcttatttgtttttctagctcattcataaataaatctTTCTTATTTGATGCATCAATAACATTTTCTAAGTTGGTACACATTAATCGAAGTTCACTTTgtaattctttatttctttcctCATATTGTTTAACTAATATTTCGTTACGTACTATTTCACTTTTTAATAGAACAATTTGCGAATCTTTTTCTTGTATCATGGATTGTAAATGTGAAGACtgtttttctaaaatttttatttcggATATAagtttttctattttttcttttgcacTTATTTGTTGTTTTCTAAAATGCTCTCTTAATTTTGTTAAGTCTCTTTCACATTTTTGTAACATGCTCTCCATATATGCAATTCTCATATCACGAGAAACGATTGATTCCATATATTCTAACGTATCCTTTCTTAGTTCACTTAATGCTTCAAATGTATTTTCATACTTAAAATTAACgttcttattttcttctttcaaATCATAAATTTCCTTTTCTAGTTCAACAATGGTTGACTTCAATGAATACACATCACTACTACTTTCAAAGGAAGacgttttcatttttgagatttttttttctttcatactATACGTCCTTTTTTCACTGTTTGTAATATCGTCTGTTGATAGGAGGATATCCTCGCATGTGCTCCTTGTCTTATACCAGCTCTTgtcatccttttttttgcttaacTCAGAATCATCTAAATCTTCTACTTCTTCACTTTTGTACCACTCTGCAGTCTTTTCACCTTTCTGccattttgcatttttttgctttcttccgttctttacatttatttttttttcattctttccatttatttgattttcattcttttcatttatttggcTTCTATTCATTCCCATCCCTTTTACACCTCCATGTAggcatttaaaaatattgtgtATGTCGTTCAAACTTGTGTTTTCCTTTAACTTAAGTAAGAAATCATTTTCCATATCTACTGAACCTATCTCACTTTCTAATTTTGTTAACACTTTATCTCGTACATTTAAACTCGATTTTAGGGTTCTTTTCTCGGTTTCTACTTTTTTCAAATGTTTTAGggtttcttcatattttattttctgatCTAGAAGCctttcctttaatttttggTTATCCATTAAGTCGTTATCCTCTATTTCGTTTtgttgtttttccttttctataTTCCTTTCTAATTCTTTAATTTGTTCATCTTTTTCTCTAATTAattcgtttattttattttttatgatcGGTTCAGGTAATTTTTCTTTGGATACTCGTTTTTTAAACGGTTcattattgtatattttgtttttcaccatttctttcattttttcattatgaaAGTTGGCATAGTTTTCTCGTGTGTTAGACTGTACATAAGGTGCAATGCTACGTACATGCGAATCGATTGAAACAGGAATTACAAATCTTTCAtcgtatacatttttttcaaagcCATTTGACATAACAGTtggtttattattattactattattattattactattggtactattattattattattatttaaaaagcaTGCCCCTTTGCTAATCCTTCCTTGTAAATCGTTATTATTAGCCTTAATGGCATGCCTTGAATTCATCGGATTATTCGATCTAAAATTCCCCCTTAAGCAAGGAAACGAATTTAAACAACTTAGTTTTCTTCGTTGTGCATCTGGAGGATTATAAGTTTGAATTGTTGCTGCCCCTTTTATTATACTTGGTttataaaatactttttctCTGTACAGCGGAGGATGAGAGCTCACCGTAGACAAATAAGAtgcatttaatttattgttaCAGTATTCATATATGTCTGCATTATCCAGGTTATTTGTGTTAATTTCATTGTATATTCTCGGAGGTACTACGTTATTCGGTAAAACAAATGAAGAACCTTTCATACTGTTCATCTTATAGTTTGATTCAAGCATATAAATCAACGCATGAGGGAATTATTCgattcataaattttttacagcAATGACAACTGGTATTAGGGGtacatgcatgtatgtacgtataatcCCTTGCTATATAGAAGGAAACAGGTGTACTTCCACATTCGCATGTACACGAgctcatgtatatatttgtacaaaCGTTCCTTCTGGCTGTACGGGTGTGAATTAGacgaaaatttttatgaacacaTACACACGCAAAATTGTGAAATAATTTTccttaatattaattaataatatatatttttaaaagatctgtaattttaaaaaatatttacgtAAAATAACGTTATATGaacaataaattaattcaaaatataaaataagtttataattcatataaggaaatttgttttttaactatttaatttttcattgttataatgttaaagaacaaataataacatGACACCAAACAAGCGTATTTGACACGAATGTCAAATACCAGACATGAAGGAAATGACAAAAATTGAGTTAATAACTATGACTAACATTACAACAAAGATATGGAtcaaataacataaattaaataagaaagaaaaaataaaaaggcgtatattttacataactACGTAAATTATCTTTATAGAAACTAAATACAATGATGTGTTAATAAAAACGTTATAAAATAACAGTTCaaattaaacaattaaaattaaaagtcttttttttttttctttttttttaatttttgttcatcTGAAAAATGctcttattttaaatttatcaaaaaaacagagaaaaaaaaaaaaaaaaaaaaaaaaaagacaaagacaaaaacaaatacaaatacaaatacaaatacaaatacaaatacaaaataagaataagaataaaaataaaaataaaaata
It encodes the following:
- a CDS encoding protein AAP4 translates to MNSMKGSSFVLPNNVVPPRIYNEINTNNLDNADIYEYCNNKLNASYLSTVSSHPPLYREKVFYKPSIIKGAATIQTYNPPDAQRRKLSCLNSFPCLRGNFRSNNPMNSRHAIKANNNDLQGRISKGACFLNNNNNNSTNSNNNNSNNNKPTVMSNGFEKNVYDERFVIPVSIDSHVRSIAPYVQSNTRENYANFHNEKMKEMVKNKIYNNEPFKKRVSKEKLPEPIIKNKINELIREKDEQIKELERNIEKEKQQNEIEDNDLMDNQKLKERLLDQKIKYEETLKHLKKVETEKRTLKSSLNVRDKVLTKLESEIGSVDMENDFLLKLKENTSLNDIHNIFKCLHGGVKGMGMNRSQINEKNENQINGKNEKKINVKNGRKQKNAKWQKGEKTAEWYKSEEVEDLDDSELSKKKDDKSWYKTRSTCEDILLSTDDITNSEKRTYSMKEKKISKMKTSSFESSSDVYSLKSTIVELEKEIYDLKEENKNVNFKYENTFEALSELRKDTLEYMESIVSRDMRIAYMESMLQKCERDLTKLREHFRKQQISAKEKIEKLISEIKILEKQSSHLQSMIQEKDSQIVLLKSEIVRNEILVKQYEERNKELQSELRLMCTNLENVIDASNKKDLFMNELEKQIRENEVHRQNAYLKEVAKNRKIHANMKFKEILYDKSAKHQVDELHNLKKELYLNKIQMQKAKDAFEVLKNVPKSRHVTKYKGEHNSVDIDNSIVHNFSEYKNEKNTVNTTFEEKVSTDVGIEYKPKNSVVKKKKKKETITTA